The sequence below is a genomic window from Acomys russatus chromosome 6, mAcoRus1.1, whole genome shotgun sequence.
gctgtggtcatatggtgggggaggaggtccccttctgtcacaggcctaggggaggggaatagggtgaaagagggagggagaggggaatgggaagatacaagtgaggggatagcaattgagatgtaatctgaataaattatttaagtaaaaaattaaacaaacagtttaaactagacctaaaaaaaagaaaagaaaaagaactaaaccCAAGGCCTGCCCTAGGCCAGTGTTCTACTGCTTAACGTTCCCAATCTTtctttccaacttttaaaaattcattgacaacaaatttttaaaatctgttcaagggaactggagagatggctcagtggttaagagcactgctcctCCAAAAgtcccgagtttgattcccagaacccacatgacagcttacaactgtctgatgctatcaaataaatctttttaaaaccctGTTTAAAATGTTGTGGCCAGTGTTGGTAGAGTGCTGCAGTCTAGAATCACTTTGGGAGGAAGTCTCCATGGGGAATTACAGATTATGTTGGCCACTAGGCACGTTTGTGAGAGATGCTCTTAACTGGCCTAACAAAGGTGGGGAGACCCACCCTCAAGGTAGGCACCACCATTTCCACGGGCTGGTTCCTGGGTTGATGAAAAGGAGAGAGCTGGCTGAGGCCTGGCATGCATGCCTCCATTGCCTTCCTCTCACCAAGGACTTCCTGTGACCAGTTCTCAcaggttcctgctgctgtgaccttCCTGCCGTAATGGACTGAGTGGGCTTTCACCCCTATGCTGTCTTTGTCAGAGAACCTCATCTCAGCAACAGGAAGGAAGCTAGGACACACACTTCTTCTAGCTCTCAAATACCGCTTTTCTAATGGAACTCTCAAAGACTTTAATAATGTTCTTTAAGAGGTAATGTTACAATAAGGTTGCCAATTGCAAAATAAGCCCAAACCAATTTAGATGGATGTATGGAAACACATATCTTTAAAGGAATTTATAgattaaatttagattttttttttttactggaccCTAGcaccatcataaaaaaaaaaagtcagcccaAACCTCCAGACCCAAAGTCCAAAGTTCCATAAGACATTGCTGTGGTGAGAAGTCAATGCCCAATAGAATTGTATGTACCACTGGGATCATGGTAGGCACTTAACAATTAAAAGTTTATACTGTGAAAGTATCTAGAGTTACTTTCCTTGTTACCTATAACTCTTGAATTCTTGAGAATTCATTCATGAGGTTAGACCCAGATCAAGCTCAGAGGCACCGCTTATTGTACTGTTACCATGGTAACCAGTAGCCAAAGCAAGGTAGCCTCTATTCTCCGTCATGAGCTGGACTCTGCCACCAGGCCTTCtctgggagagatggctccatactCTTGGCCACCAGCTCCCAGGTGACACTTTTCATTAGGAACTTCAGCATCCTGGGCCTTTGATCCACtctctttattttccttgtcATAGTCCTGgttggagaggaagagggaaaagttTCAGGGAACAACCAAGTATCTCGGAACTCCCTCTTGTAGAGACACTTGCGTAAGAAGCTTCACCCTTTAAGCAATGTCAGGCTTCGCGCTTAGCCTTTTCCCTGCCCGGTTTGTGAAATCCTGATTTCGTGGGAATGAGGCGAATACTAAGGAGTGTTAACGGAACAAGAGGCTCTGGAGACGCGAGTCACCCTGGCCGTGGGACTCAGTGCAATCATACGGCTTGGTTCCCAGGTGGGAAGCATTCCCCCACACCGTGGCCATTGGATAGTCCCTACAGGCTCACGTGTCTAAATACTGATCTCCAGCTGGTAGTACCATTTCAGGAGATGGTGGAAATTTGGGGATGAGAGGCGTAGCTTGAGGAAGGAAGTGAGCTGCTGGAGGGtcagccagcttcctgttccttctgtctttcctgatTCACCTAGGTGTAAATCGCCTCACACTCCCACTGCTGTGGGGCCGCTGGCCACCAAGCCTTCCCTGCTGTAGTGAGTCTATCAGCCTGTGACTATAAATGAACGCatcctccctccgtccctttctccctccctcccttccttaagtGGCTCCTGCCAGTGTCCACTCATAGGAAGCAGAACTCTAACTAGCCAAATGCACGTCCTGTCTCAGAACCCCTAGTACCCCCATCAGGATGTCACCTACCGCTGTCCTGTCTCAgagcctccccaccaccaccccctacaCCCTCAGCAGGATGTCACCTACCTCATTCTGTGCTCTGTAATACTCATTTAGCACATACTGGTGTTTGGGTTCCGTAAGACCAAAGAAGGTAGCAAGTCTTTCACCAAGGAACTCACAAGCTGGAAGGAAAAACAAGCCCTTGGGGACACAGAATCGGTGACTGAATCTTACTATCAGCCAAGGTGCTAAGAGTCTAGACTTATTTGCAGATGGCCCATTATGCCATGATGAGCCTCCGGAATAGCCAggaccacaggcatgcaccacgatGCTCAGAAAGTGTTTATCATCTTAAGCCAGAGCCCCACATGAGAACCACTGCAGTGTGTTCCTGCATGTTCTCAGCCTATAGACTTGTATATCTTTTATTTGACCTAGGGCTCAGGCAGGAAACCTAAAGTTATGGTGGAGCTTCCTTCCAAATCACATCAACCTTTTCTAACTAAAGCATAGAACTCATGGGAAgataccatttttttaaaatcagtatatTATGATCAGGGTTTGATTTGGATCCCCAATAGAACTTCCATATTACAGTCGCTTTGCCTTTGTGGAAAACATGTACTGTCATCCCCCACCATTGCCTCAGCCCAACTGACCAAATCAGTCCTCGCTTGGTTTtagtataactttttttttaatgattacatttctttaatagcagttttaaaaatggggaaacatataaagaatatttgaaaaatatgacagaaatTTAAGATCATTGGAGGTAtgcatgttttttctttatttttttacattttatttattttttatatattttattaatttattcatattacatctcaattgttagcccatcccttgtatcctcccattcctccctccctcccactttccccctactcccctcccctatgtctgtgactgagggggacctcctccctctgtatatgctcatagggtatcaagtcttttcttggtagcctgctatctttcctctgagtgccaccaggcctccccatcaagaggacgtggtcaaaaatggggcaccagagtttgtgtgaaagtcagtccccactctccacgcaatggtggagaatgtcctgtccattggctagatctgggtaggggtttgaagtttactacatgtgtaaaaaatgcaattggacctatatttgtcaccatgcacaaaactcaagtccaagtggatcaaagacgtcaatataaaaccagagacactaaattggttataagaaaaagtggggaagagcctggaacacataggcacaggagacaacttcctgaacagaacaccaacagcccaggccttaaggtcaacaattaataaatgggacctcatgaggttgagaagcttctgtaagacaggagacactgtcaacagaacaaagtgacagcctacagactgggaaaagatctttaccaaccttacatctgacaaaggtcaagaaattaaacaccaccaaaccaaataacccaattgagaaatggggctcggaactaaacagagaattctcaacaggggaatatcgaatggctgagaaacacttaaagaaatgctcaccctccttcgtcatcagagaaatgcaaatcaaaacaactccaagattccatcttacacccatcagaagggctaagatcaaaaattcaagcgacaccacatgctggcgaggatgtggagagagaggaacactccttcattgctgatgggagtgcaaactagtacagccactttgaaaatctatctggtgctatctcagaaaactggcaatagggcttcctcaagacccagctattccactccttggaatatacccagaagatgctccagcacacaacaagaacatttgctcaaccatgttcatagcagccttattcataatagccagaacatggaaacagcctaagtgtccctcagtagaagaatggataaagaaactgtggtacatatacactatggcatactactcagctattaaaaacaaggaattcccaaaatttgtggacaaatgaattgaactagaaatgatcataatgagtgagttaacccagaagcagagagactcaaatggtatatactcacttatatctggacactagcccaaagggcatgtcccatgaaagtcttcacttaccaggaaagtgggtcagaggggaggacatcctattgggactctaggtgatagaagcatgggagaatggggaaatagaaggatccagagggtcctagaaacctacaagaagaacattatgatgggcagatctgggtccaagggtcctgatcaaactatggcaccagccaaggtttTAGTATAACTCATAATCACTGTTGTGATCCCCAAGCTTGCCTCAGCTAATCAGACTTCCACAGCTCGCTTAGGGTCTGCTCTTTATGTCAGTTTCCCAGGGTCTCCCTGTCTCTAGTGCCTGAGTTCCTATCCTGAAACTGTGAGCACAAATTACAAGCACATTTGCTACTCTGTATTACTCATTGAAAATCAAACCCTGCGAAAATATCACCATTTGTCTTTGTGCTTTGGCGTCCAGCTCAGTGTGGGCATGCAGTAGGAAGTCAGTAATGTCTTTTTAATGGACGAGTAAAGAAGTGTTTGTAAAAGtcacattttgtattttctcagaATACTGAagtaaaaagtaatttttctcaCTATCACATTCACAGGCAGGCACATCAGAAGGAAATGAGTCATTAGACATTTGCCAATTgagttcaaaagaaaacaaatgaaagtaaaacaaactcCGATTCTATGAACGTGTAAGTATATGGGCCATCATTCTGTCCCCGGGAGGGGCCAAGAAAGCTCATATTTATATTAGAGTAACTGTGATGGGAGAGCTTAGGACTGTGCAGTGCTACACTCTGTTTCCAAACCTGGAAGTTTGTCAAGATGGAGAATAAACCCGGGAAGGATGGACTGTTAGCTTCTGCTGTTCGGGTCTTTGACCCATGAAAGAGGAAAGCTGGTTTTGCACAGCTCTCAGGGTGATAACTAGAACGATGGCATGGACTTCCAAAGAATAAAATTTGGACCAAGATAAGAAAAAGATGTGCgtgaggcagtggtggcgcatgcctttaatcccagcactcaggaggcagaggcaggcggatcgctgtgagcttgaggccagcctggtctacaaagcgagtccaggacagccaagactacacagaaaccctgtctcgaaaaaaacaaaacaaaacaaaaacaaaaataaaaaataaaaaaacaaagtgagtccaggacagccaaggctacacagagaaaccctgtcttgggggaggggggagaagaaagaaagaaaagacaagtaaaaaaaaaaaaaaagatgtgctaaCCATCTTTGTTTTTAGGCAGTTCAATCTTTAGCAAACAGTGTAGACCAGTAAACATGCCTAGAACTGTGATTCCTGTTCCGTTTCTGTGGTAGGAACAACACAGGGACTAAGGGTGACTCAGAAAACTGACATACGGTGTAGACCTGAAGAGATTGTGAAAGCTGGGTTGGCTTGGGGGCCATAACAATGACCAGTAAgtaagtcttttttgttttgttttgttgttgttgctgtttgagacaaggtttttctgtgtagccttggctgtcctggactcactttgtagatcaggctagtctcCAACTCACATGTCTTTGGGACAGCTACCACATGGACTTAGAAGTGACTTGGCTGTCATTTCTGAGTCCTGAGAAGTGGGGGGAGCAGCCAAAAGTCTcacctgtcttgggggggaatcaattaatatgtatttaggacagaaagaaaaaaagaaccttagTAGTACTTACTAGAAATTGAATTGCGTGCGACTCGACCTGCCCAAAACCAGAAGTATGACTCCCATGAAAGTTTAGACTGAAAAATAGAGAGAATTCAACTTAGGGTACTTAATAACAAGTGGGCAAAGGCACTTTCCACCAGGCCCGACAagctgagctcagtccccagaccccatatggtggaaggaaagaactgactcctttaGGTTGCCCACTGGCCTCCACACGCTCACCATGACATGTGTACTCTCAACCCCAACAATAAATAACTGtgataaaaattctaaaaatcatTACTATCAGGAATAGTGacagaagattctttttttttttttttttttttgtcttttgagacagggtttctctgtgcagtcttgattgtcctggatttgctttgtagaccagactggcctcgaactcccagcaatccacctgcctctgcctcccgagtgctgggattaaaggcgtgcgccaccatgcccggcgtgaCTGGAGATTCTTAtatggagattttaaaaaatgtattgtaatgtttaattttctctcttatcAATGAGAAAACTTACCAACCAATGGCTGTCTGCTGGCTATATATGATCAAGAAAGCAACCATGGAGACCAAAAGCATAATATCAAGCCGCATTTCTGTATAACTTATCCAGATCAAGCTCTCATTTATTCCCATCGTCCTACTGCTACCGATGCAATGAGCTTACCAGGTCATACGTTGAGTTctgttcctctctttcttcatcttcctctgtgcTGTATTCTTCCATGGTGTCTCCATCAGCAAAGTAGATAATCCTTTTAGGAGTAGTGTCTTTATAACATCCACTCGTTTCTGATTCTGACTGCTGGAAATGGTCTCCATCCATAAGGGATCGCCTGGGTAGTTGAAAACAGGATGCCCTAGGACAAGTTGCCCAGGGCAGGGTTTATATATAGCTGGGAGGTTTCTAGTTGTTTCCAATCAAGGTAAAAGACAGCGTTTGGAGGTAATCATGTTATCGATCTTCGTTCTTCACATCTGAGAGGAGTGTTTAGTCTCTATCAGAATAGAAGAGATTCAACTAGTAAAAATGTGGTTATTGGATGTTTGGACAAAAGGTTCTTGCATGTTTGCCTGATCTTTTCATCACTGCAGCTCCCACAACTGCTGGTAGGAGGGAGCCACTGCCCATCAAAGCTTGCCAATCATTCCAATCGGAGAGGCAACACAGGGAACATTAACAAGCACAGATTCTGCACAGGCAGGAGAAAGTATTAGCAAAGCCTGTTTCAGTAAAGAAGCAAAATCCAGAACATGTAAAGAGTTACTACAATGCAATAGTTATGTAAAAGATAGACCTCACATGGCCATGAGATTTTAACAAGCTACCAAAGATGAGTTAGATGGCAAACACAGGGAAAAATGCTCATGCCATTAATCATTAGCTAACTATATGCTGAAGCCTAATATGATGTCCAAATGTACCCACTAGCGTGGGTAAGAGTTAATAGGACTAACAATATCAGGTATTGGGTAGTGTGTGGAACAACTGGAGAACTCATGGATTGCCAGGTTAGACCTACAGTAGTCCCCAAAGGCCCAGGTGTTTCAGATGTGACCCTCAGCCTGAAGTGACACAACAAAATGATAGGACTTCTAGGAGGTGGGGTCTGGTGGAAGGAACTGGGGTCATATTGGATCGTGGTCCAAGAATGAAGTTGTGCAAGGAGAATTTTGAGtgcttgttaaaaaacaaaacaaaacaaacagcaacaacaacaaaaaaacaaccaaagaaacaaacaaaaacctccaggaaaacaagagtcttgtgacctccaGTTTCCTTAAATCATGGAATTGTTGGATTGTGTTCGCATACTCCACCCATCTGTAATGGATAGGAGTAAGTTTACTTCAGATTACTCATTACAACTGGCTACTGTTGCTTGTTTATATGCCACGTGCAGCTTGTCCGCCAAGTGCAGCCTATCCTTGCAGTTGTACACGTTACTCATATGACTTCTCCTAGGCCTCAGAGTGTAAATTGAtactctgaataaagttggcagTAGTCCACCTCCTTTACTGGCTCCATTTGCCCATGCCCCACCACTTGTAGAGTGTGATAGGGTCATGTAGGATGCACCCTTGAAGGgtctctggcttcctctgctACATGTCCCCACCATGGTGTGCTGTGCCACCATAAGCCCAAGCGACCAACCATAGACTGAAACCTCTGAATCCCTGAGCCAAATGAAGTCTTTACAAACACTGGAAAGCCATGTGACAATTTCTTAAACACTAACCACACAGTTACCACTTACTCTTATAATTCTTGCCTTTGATAGCTacccaagagaaatgaagaaaagtgtAACGTGTACGTGAATATTCATCTCGCCTTGAAAGCAAGTCAAAACATCACTCACTGAGACGAGCAAACAAAAGGTGGTTTATCCGGTCGATGAAATGCTACTTAATAATTCAACACTATAAACAACTAACGCTTGCGGTACAGTGAATGGCTCTCAGGAGCATTATGTTAAGTGAGAGAAGCTAGTCATTGCACGGTGCAGTTCCATGTATGTGATGCTTTAGGAACAGTTCAGCATTTGCTAGGAGTGGGggtgaggaagcagaaagagtaacAACGAAGGGACCAAAGAGAACATCTTCGATGGCAACATTTCTATAGATGTCATGATCTTGTAGGAGTTACCCATCTGCATACATTTATAAAAGTTAATCAGATTGACGTTACTACTtaatttcttaaatgtttatttgtgcgtgcttgggggtgggagtgaggtggagtggggtgagggtggggtggggatataTTGTGACATTgagtgtgcaggtcagaggacaactttaagaAGTTGGTGCTCTCCACGCTGTAGGCCCCAGAGATGGAGCTCAGGTAATCAGGTTTGATCACAAGCacatggagccatcttgctgcctctAACTTTACTATATTTAACCAACATCAACAAAACTGGAAAGATTTGGTGCCAGGATACCTATATTTAAAGTCTTATTGCTTAATATACCCACGTGGAGGTATGCTCatctatataataat
It includes:
- the Fam177b gene encoding protein FAM177B, whose protein sequence is MDGDHFQQSESETSGCYKDTTPKRIIYFADGDTMEEYSTEEDEEREEQNSTYDLSKLSWESYFWFWAGRVARNSISTCEFLGERLATFFGLTEPKHQYVLNEYYRAQNEDYDKENKESGSKAQDAEVPNEKCHLGAGGQEYGAISPREGLVAESSS